The Bacteroidales bacterium region GTTGACTACTTCTATTTCCAGTTGATTGTTTTTGGATCGTACCATGCCGGTAATATCCACCTGCCATGGGGTGGTCCATATTGTTCCGGCTTCTTTTCCGTTAATGCGGACCCGTGCCATGTTTTTTACTTTACCAAGATTCAGGTATATTTTCCCATTATTTTTTTCCGGAAGGTCAAAGTTTTGCTTGTATACCGCGGTTCCCGAATAATACCTGATACCCGGATCGGGATGCTGTGTCCAGTCGGTGAGTTGTTCAAAAATGGTGCTTTCAGGGCCTCCCCATGCAGGATCAAATGATACTTCCCATTTGCTATCCAATGTTTTCAATAACTGTTTGGGTACAAAATTCTTTCCATTGGATGGTATTCCTTCTTTCCGGAAGATGATGAAATAGCTTTCATGCGGTTCAAATTCCAGTTGGATTTTTACACCTCCTTCGGCAGCCATGTATTCCGGAAGAAACCTGGTCTCTCCGGTAATGGGATCCCATAATTCCGGTTGTTTCCCGGTGATACGGAAAAAACAGGCGTTACTTACTTTATTTCCCGTGCGGTTGGCTACGAAATAAATATCACCATCCGGCATGGTACGATGGGTGTATCGGATCGGCGCTTTTGCCGAAAAATCTTCCGGTATATTCATGGATGAAAGAACACCGGATGTGATGGAATAAGGGGCATAGAGAAGATCCGCTTTTTCCCTGAGTTCACTTCCCCATATGATCTTTCCTTTTCCGAAAGTGCGTGTTGTTAATGTCTGAGGAATGTCAAGACCTCCCCATAATTCCGCGGCAATGGTTTGCACTTCCCTGTCACAATCGGGATAATTGGTTAAACCGGGTGATTTGACCGGCGGCAACCCGATAACGGTTGCACCTTCATTAACCAGCTCTTTGATCTTTTTCAGTAATCCTGGGGTCATTGTTTCAAAATCGGGCAACACAAGTAAACTATATGATGCACCGCCAGGGAACACTATCTGATGATGCTTTACCGATGCCTGTTCGATCATGCCTGGAGGGCAACCGTCGAAATTATACCCTTTTCGGTCGGGTAGAAAAGGTAATTCATATTCGAGTGCAGATTCCGGTGCACGGAACACATGGGGGGCTCCTTCCGGGGTTAGATAAAGCACGTCTGCGACGGTCCTTCCCTGCTGTAGCATCAACTGGCAACGGGCGACATAGCGGTGGTAAGCATCAACCATAGGCCACCAGGTCTGGTTGCGGTCCCAATGCACCCCGTAAGGACCCATCGTCATGCCCGGCCTTAAATGATCATCAAGGGATTGATGCTGGAAAGTATGGTATACCAAACGATTGATACCTGATGCAAAGGCCCAGTCGCTCTGATCTTTCATAGAACCCGGGTGTTGTTTCCATCCGTCCAGATGCGCTGTAAAAGCTTCGGCAGGGACTACCGGTTGTCCTATCAGGTGTGCGGCGGATGTACCCTCCATAGCGCTGAACGAAGTATTGAAACCGTAACCGATGCTCCAGAATTCACACATAGGCATATCTGCGGTAACAGCAAGCTCCAGGTCGGCAGTGGGATTCATATCATAAGGTTCTATGGATAATCCGTAACCATATCGGCGCCCATATTCCTTGATATGACCGGCATGGTTTTCAAGGATCAGTTCCTGCGATGTTAACCGCAGGTCCCAGAGGAAGCGTTCGCTTGTCTCCCTGTTTCCGACAATCATACCTGCATATACCGGATAAAAAGGTTGTGGATCGTATTTGCGACGGCGGATAAATTCTTCCCTGAAACGGCTTGTCCAGTTCTGGGCACCCATTTCCCAACTGTCCATGTGCAGCATTTTGAGGCCCCCGGGAAGCCGGTTGTTCCGTTTTCCTATGGTTCTGAACAGTTCCCCGGTAAAATAATCTAAATGGGCGTTTAAGGCTGTGGTATCAAATTTGTCGGCTTCGAGTCCGACGCCCGGTATCGGAGCCGGACGTGTGACCGCTCCGTTATTGCGGCAGCTGAAACGCATAATGGTCCACTTGCCTTCCGGAACATCCCAGGTCAATGAGCCGTCCTCTTTCATAAGTCCGGTCAGATCGGTTATTTTTTCCTTTTGTATGACTCCATCCGGCGATGTATTTTCATAGTTGGCCGAGGTTGGCAGGAATGGTTTTACTCCGGGCTGGGAACTGTAGGGGGCACGGTAATATAAGGCTTTCTCATCCGGATTGATGATGTGCTCAGGCTGGGAAGGGGTAGGAAAAGCCAGGATTACTACATCTTCATAATATTCTTCCCATTGTTTTTTTACCTGAGGGGTAAATCCTCCTTCTCCGAAGAATGGTCTTTTAGGTGCGGGAACAGGTAGCTGGATCGTTTTTTTACCGGCACCTGTTACTTCTACCGAAGACGAAACAAGGTGTTGCATGGATGCTTCTGCCTGCACCCATGGTCCTCCGCTTCCCGTCCATCCCGGACCGACTCCGAGCGTAATGGCGATGCCCAGCCGTTCACATTCTTCAACCGCATGTTTGAACAACTCTTTCCATTCCGGACTTAAGAAATCCACCGGTCCACGAGGTACTCCCACATTAACTTCCAGGTACACCAGGTAACCGATACCCGCTTTTTTCATGGATTCCAGATCCTTCGTCATCGCTTCCCTGGAAAGATTGCCATCCATGAAATACCAGTATACTCCGGGGCGGGCGGAATCAGGCGGATACATGAATTCTTTTTCCAGTTTGGCAAAACTATTTGAATCGCATGATACAAACAGCCACCCACATATGAAGGTGATGAATAAGAAAATTTGATTGATTGTTTTCATTGGAATAAGTCGGAAAGTCGGAATGTTCATAAAGCCGGAAAGTAAGACCGGGTGGTTTTCCCCGGAATGATCCTTATTCCTTTTTGTTCTATCTTTCATCAGTAAGGAATTATTTGATAATCTCATAAGAAAGATATATTAAGTTGATTTTAAATATTCTATGTGAATAATGTCGGATTTTTTTCATCATGTCGGTTGTGCATAAATTATGCATGGATATTTCATTATTCCTGGTAAACAAAGTTAAATCTTCCGCCCGGAGCCACATCCCCATTGACGTAAAAATCCATGATGTTACCGGTTTCCTGCATATTATCGGACCATTTGAACTCTATATTGATTTTTTTGTTGCTTAGATCCAGCAGGCTTCTGGGGATTTCGATTTCCAATATACGGTCATTTACGGTAAACTTTACTTCACCCGACGAGTTCCATTCCCACCAGTTGCCGGCACTTTTCTCGACAAACGCTTTATTCTTTTTAGGATTGATCCTGTTAATGACATAATCGTATCCGTTCCAGCCGGTAGCTTTGTCCCGGTCGATATCGATAAAAAGCATCATCCAGTTACGGTCGTTGGAAGACGTGAGTTTTTCCGCAGTTTCCACATAAAAATATATTTTCTCGGAATCACGGGCTACCTTGGCTCCTGTAATATCATTCCTTCCGCTGTTATTGATATAGTACTGATCATAACGTCCCCGGTGGCTTCGATGTAATGTGTTCCCTTTATAATGCCTGTAATAAGGTAAGACATTGTCCCATTCTCCTTTTTTACCGATGGTGACGGATGTTGGCGGTGATACCTTTTCCGGTGCTTCCATGCCTTTGAATTTCCTGATATTGGATATCAACTGGTAATAATATACATCTCCTTTATCTCCCCATCCTTTGTTGGGTTCAATATCGCGACTCCGTTCCCAGTCATACTGGTCTACGAATGAGAACGGATCTCCGGTCCATCCGTGTTTCGGCAACCATTGTCCGGCAGTGTATTCATTCCAACCTGTTACGAAGACCAGTTCAGGGTCAAGTTCAAAAGCGCGTTCCCATTGTTCCTGAAAATTCCATCCGTAAAGGTAACCGTCTACACGGGGATCAAGCCCGTTGCGCTGACTGAAACTGCGTCCGAACGTTCCCGGAAGGTTAAATGCGCTGCAATGTCCTTTTGTCAACGGACCGGCATTTTGAGCTACTCCCACGGCAACTTGTTCGAACCGACCGTTTTCGCCTTTTATATATCCATGTTGCGGATAGTTTTCCAGCCATGCCCATTGGTCGCTTCTGGACAGTGATGGTCCGTCAACATAGTCGGGCTGGCCGGGACGAAAGGTGAAGAATCCTGCAATTTCACGGTCTTCTTTCGATTGGGTCAGGTTGTCGGGATAAGCCATGATACATGGTTTCCCTTTCCACATGAACCAAAGGTCTTTATAACGTCCGGGCTGGTAGACATCTTTGTACAATTGCTTCAGAGAAACCAGCGAATTGGGGAAAGGCCCGAACGGCAGCATAAATGCGATTTTGGGAACATTTACCCCATCTTTCTGTGCCTGGTCCCATGTTTTCATCAGGGCTTCGTATGATTCCTGCCAGGTGAGACTGCCGTTGGTGCAATCGAAAAAAACCGCATCAACACCGGCATCCGCTAGCATTTCCGCGTGTTTACGCAATACCCATGGATCCGTGGTTTTATAATATCCCAGTAATGGTTGCTCCCAGAAGAAGAATCCGGGTTGTTTTGTTCCCCATGCCGGATGGTGGTAATCTTTCATTGCCTCGGGATATTGCCGGACAATTTCGGTAATGTTTTTCACCTGGTAGGTGGTATCGTCGTTTCCCTGATGCCAGGTCCAGTAAAAAACAGCTACATATTTATCCTTTTTCAGCGGGCCCACTTCGTCATAGCCCGGTAACTTCCTACCCAGTGCATCGGTGGCAGGCAAGTTGGATGGAACGGTTTGTGCGGAAGAATAAAGAACTACGGCACTAAGCAGAAAAGCGAACAGGTATTTCATTTGAATAAAATTAATTTTAAAGTTCAAGGTTCAAAGTTTCTCTTTTTATCCTACTTTCTAACTTTGAGACATTTCATGATAGATTGATTAACGGTCTGTCAGATATTGCCCCTGGCTGCTTCCGGATTCTGTTGTAGCCATATACGGTAAAGT contains the following coding sequences:
- a CDS encoding glycosyl hydrolase produces the protein MKDRTKRNKDHSGENHPVLLSGFMNIPTFRLIPMKTINQIFLFITFICGWLFVSCDSNSFAKLEKEFMYPPDSARPGVYWYFMDGNLSREAMTKDLESMKKAGIGYLVYLEVNVGVPRGPVDFLSPEWKELFKHAVEECERLGIAITLGVGPGWTGSGGPWVQAEASMQHLVSSSVEVTGAGKKTIQLPVPAPKRPFFGEGGFTPQVKKQWEEYYEDVVILAFPTPSQPEHIINPDEKALYYRAPYSSQPGVKPFLPTSANYENTSPDGVIQKEKITDLTGLMKEDGSLTWDVPEGKWTIMRFSCRNNGAVTRPAPIPGVGLEADKFDTTALNAHLDYFTGELFRTIGKRNNRLPGGLKMLHMDSWEMGAQNWTSRFREEFIRRRKYDPQPFYPVYAGMIVGNRETSERFLWDLRLTSQELILENHAGHIKEYGRRYGYGLSIEPYDMNPTADLELAVTADMPMCEFWSIGYGFNTSFSAMEGTSAAHLIGQPVVPAEAFTAHLDGWKQHPGSMKDQSDWAFASGINRLVYHTFQHQSLDDHLRPGMTMGPYGVHWDRNQTWWPMVDAYHRYVARCQLMLQQGRTVADVLYLTPEGAPHVFRAPESALEYELPFLPDRKGYNFDGCPPGMIEQASVKHHQIVFPGGASYSLLVLPDFETMTPGLLKKIKELVNEGATVIGLPPVKSPGLTNYPDCDREVQTIAAELWGGLDIPQTLTTRTFGKGKIIWGSELREKADLLYAPYSITSGVLSSMNIPEDFSAKAPIRYTHRTMPDGDIYFVANRTGNKVSNACFFRITGKQPELWDPITGETRFLPEYMAAEGGVKIQLEFEPHESYFIIFRKEGIPSNGKNFVPKQLLKTLDSKWEVSFDPAWGGPESTIFEQLTDWTQHPDPGIRYYSGTAVYKQNFDLPEKNNGKIYLNLGKVKNMARVRINGKEAGTIWTTPWQVDITGMVRSKNNQLEIEVVNLWPNRLIGDEQLPDDGIRNGQWPDWITKGTPRNSGRYTFSTYKHYHKDSPLLESGLMGPVTIWTSLE